A stretch of the Sinorhizobium alkalisoli genome encodes the following:
- a CDS encoding DUF378 domain-containing protein, protein MKTVNLITLALIVVGGLNWGLVGLFGLDLVAALFGAGSALSRIVYVAVGVAAAAQLVPLFSGFGGGKFTAERG, encoded by the coding sequence ATGAAGACTGTGAATCTGATCACGCTCGCGCTCATTGTGGTGGGGGGATTGAACTGGGGTCTTGTCGGCCTTTTCGGACTAGATCTTGTGGCTGCCCTGTTCGGCGCCGGCTCGGCACTGTCCCGCATCGTCTATGTCGCGGTTGGTGTTGCCGCCGCGGCGCAGCTCGTGCCGCTCTTCTCCGGCTTCGGTGGCGGCAAATTCACCGCCGAACGGGGCTGA
- a CDS encoding fasciclin domain-containing protein, with protein sequence MGLVLGLKAGVAAEKDIVDTAAAAGQFQTLAAAIDAAGLTETLKGAGPFTVFAPTDDAFSKLPTGTVESLLKPENKEKLVSVLTYHVVPGRVLAADVVKLNEARTVNGKAVSIKSSGDGVMVNDAHVTAADVDASNGVIHVIDKVILPPEG encoded by the coding sequence ATGGGATTGGTTCTCGGGCTGAAGGCGGGCGTTGCCGCGGAAAAGGACATCGTCGACACGGCCGCCGCGGCCGGGCAGTTTCAGACGCTTGCTGCGGCTATCGACGCGGCAGGTCTCACCGAGACGCTGAAGGGAGCCGGTCCCTTTACGGTTTTCGCCCCGACCGACGACGCCTTTTCGAAACTGCCCACAGGCACGGTCGAGAGCCTTCTGAAGCCGGAGAACAAGGAAAAGCTCGTTAGCGTGCTCACCTATCACGTGGTCCCGGGCAGGGTCCTGGCGGCGGACGTCGTGAAGCTGAACGAGGCAAGGACCGTCAATGGCAAGGCGGTTTCAATCAAGAGCTCCGGCGACGGCGTAATGGTCAACGACGCTCATGTGACGGCGGCCGACGTTGACGCGTCTAACGGTGTCATCCACGTCATCGACAAGGTGATCCTGCCGCCGGAAGGCTGA
- a CDS encoding helix-turn-helix domain-containing protein: protein MDGLSKTLETELERYQIGPRIRALRLKKQLALTQLAAHTGLSTAMLSKIERGRLFPTLPTLVRIALVFGVGLDHFFSRDRQRPLVSVVRASERLRLPVPPAKGPPAYLFESLDYPAPDRRMESYYAEFPMDSRPSDPHQHGSAELVFIIEGELELTVGAETVLLGKGDAAYFDSSVSHGYCRRGSGRCSAIVVTVP from the coding sequence ATGGACGGACTCTCAAAGACGCTTGAAACGGAACTGGAGCGCTATCAGATCGGACCGCGGATCCGCGCGCTGCGCCTCAAGAAGCAGCTCGCCCTGACACAGCTCGCGGCGCATACGGGGCTTTCCACCGCGATGCTGTCCAAGATCGAACGGGGGCGGCTCTTCCCCACGCTTCCCACTCTCGTGCGCATCGCATTGGTATTCGGCGTCGGCCTCGATCACTTCTTCAGCCGCGACCGGCAGCGACCGCTGGTCTCGGTCGTTCGGGCAAGTGAACGCCTGCGCCTGCCGGTGCCGCCGGCGAAGGGGCCGCCTGCCTACCTCTTCGAGAGCCTCGACTACCCGGCTCCGGATCGCCGGATGGAGAGCTACTATGCGGAATTCCCGATGGATTCGCGACCGTCCGACCCGCACCAGCACGGAAGTGCCGAGTTGGTCTTCATAATCGAGGGCGAGCTCGAACTGACGGTGGGCGCGGAGACCGTGTTGCTTGGAAAAGGGGACGCCGCCTATTTCGATTCCAGCGTGAGCCACGGCTATTGCCGAAGGGGAAGCGGACGGTGTTCCGCGATCGTCGTCACGGTGCCCTGA
- a CDS encoding Crp/Fnr family transcriptional regulator — MGLACPAQTCSMRVRGRAAPYSPFQRSRRRCTLRLAGDDHERKGAMIRFVRHLPLAESEKQAILNTPREIRRFQRGDTIYRPEEPADAARILVEGLAVQYRILRNGERQSADLVFPTRFCDLGCILFGESNHFLAALTDVEIVEISASRVLDLFARYPQIPILLLHQETRDRSILFERLLSVGRRPAIRRLAHLLTEFRLRRELAGVSPSRARRILLPQRWIGDFLGLTTEHVSRTIGKLKAMGLIEQHRNGIIIRDPAGLARLAEFDPGYLHPGAEAAPQPVSASRGREEGPSIMKVRDRASDREGSKRAANKG, encoded by the coding sequence ATGGGCCTTGCCTGCCCTGCGCAAACCTGCAGTATGCGTGTGCGAGGACGCGCGGCGCCCTACAGCCCGTTCCAGCGCTCCCGCAGGCGGTGCACCCTCAGGTTGGCAGGGGACGATCACGAACGGAAGGGAGCTATGATACGATTTGTCCGTCATCTTCCTCTCGCTGAATCGGAAAAGCAGGCGATCCTGAATACCCCAAGAGAAATCCGCCGGTTCCAGCGAGGTGATACGATATACAGGCCGGAAGAACCCGCCGACGCCGCAAGGATACTGGTCGAAGGACTGGCGGTTCAGTACCGGATCCTGCGGAACGGTGAGAGGCAGAGCGCGGATCTGGTCTTTCCGACGCGGTTCTGTGACCTCGGCTGCATTCTTTTCGGCGAGTCGAACCATTTTCTTGCCGCGCTGACGGACGTGGAGATCGTGGAGATCTCGGCCAGCAGGGTTCTCGACCTGTTTGCACGCTATCCGCAGATACCAATCCTGCTCCTGCACCAGGAGACTCGTGATCGCTCCATCCTGTTCGAGCGCCTGCTGAGCGTGGGTCGACGCCCTGCGATCCGGCGGCTGGCGCACCTGCTGACCGAATTCCGCCTGCGCCGGGAGCTCGCCGGCGTCTCGCCGTCGCGCGCGAGGCGTATCCTGCTGCCGCAACGGTGGATCGGTGACTTCCTGGGCCTGACGACGGAACATGTCAGCCGCACAATCGGCAAACTCAAGGCGATGGGGCTGATCGAGCAACACCGCAACGGCATCATAATCCGGGATCCGGCGGGCCTCGCGCGACTTGCCGAATTCGATCCCGGCTATCTGCATCCCGGCGCCGAGGCGGCGCCGCAACCCGTTTCGGCAAGTCGCGGGCGCGAAGAGGGCCCGTCGATTATGAAAGTCCGGGATCGCGCTTCGGATCGGGAGGGCTCGAAAAGAGCGGCAAACAAGGGTTAG
- a CDS encoding glycerophosphodiester phosphodiesterase family protein, whose protein sequence is MRWTALFLSALVFAFVCPPAFSAETTRATQILDRLKHANDWRRHVMVVAHRTGWKDQGRMVRAENSLEAIRNAIALGAEMIELDVRKSADGTFVLMHDDFLDRTTTCRGETKTRTVAELKNCRLIVEGGGIVTDETVPTLKEALLVAKDRILVNIDNKLTAAVLPEIAAEARAFGMADQILIKENLWNERRIADTRALMAAVGPDVTFMPILADDAVHDARFMAQATGTFGAPAAELVHWHADGTPMTKDGGVLFSAKARAEAIRGNWHLWVNTYPIVNRPPGMLAGGRGDERAVLDGLPQESWGFWIDRGATIIQTDEPKALIGWLEENGYRIPYDLMN, encoded by the coding sequence ATGCGCTGGACAGCTCTCTTCCTCTCCGCCCTCGTTTTCGCCTTCGTTTGCCCGCCGGCATTCTCTGCCGAGACGACACGCGCGACCCAGATCCTCGACCGGCTGAAACACGCGAACGACTGGCGGCGCCACGTCATGGTCGTCGCCCACCGCACCGGCTGGAAGGATCAGGGCCGGATGGTCCGGGCGGAGAACTCGCTCGAGGCCATCCGCAATGCCATCGCCCTCGGCGCCGAGATGATCGAACTCGATGTGCGCAAATCCGCGGACGGCACCTTCGTCCTCATGCATGACGACTTCCTCGATCGCACGACGACCTGCCGCGGCGAAACCAAGACCCGGACGGTGGCCGAGCTGAAGAACTGCCGGCTGATCGTCGAGGGCGGGGGCATCGTGACCGACGAGACCGTGCCGACCCTGAAGGAGGCGCTTCTGGTGGCGAAGGACAGGATCCTCGTCAATATCGACAACAAGCTGACGGCGGCGGTCCTGCCCGAGATCGCCGCCGAGGCGCGCGCCTTCGGAATGGCCGACCAGATCCTTATCAAGGAAAACCTCTGGAACGAGCGCCGCATCGCCGACACCCGGGCGCTGATGGCTGCGGTCGGCCCCGACGTCACCTTCATGCCGATCCTCGCCGACGACGCGGTGCATGATGCCCGCTTCATGGCCCAGGCGACCGGTACCTTCGGCGCGCCGGCGGCCGAGCTCGTCCACTGGCATGCCGACGGCACGCCCATGACGAAGGACGGCGGCGTGCTGTTTTCGGCCAAGGCTCGCGCCGAGGCTATCCGCGGCAACTGGCATCTCTGGGTCAACACCTATCCGATCGTCAACCGGCCGCCAGGCATGTTGGCGGGCGGGCGCGGCGACGAGCGTGCCGTGCTCGACGGCCTGCCGCAGGAAAGCTGGGGCTTCTGGATCGACCGCGGCGCCACCATCATCCAGACCGACGAGCCAAAGGCTTTGATCGGCTGGCTGGAAGAGAACGGCTACCGCATCCCCTACGATCTGATGAACTGA
- a CDS encoding SDR family oxidoreductase — translation MKSSATAKKQREIQSEVAAADKKGKPESKGSMQAGARRYPEPPLPKVHQAKPGSEAELPLQPMYDAPFYKGSDKLKDKVALITGGDSGIGRSVAVLFGREGADVAIVHLDETEDASDTRRAVEKEGRRCLTIRGDVKDPAFCRRAVEETVKTFGHLDVLVNNAAFQVHTYDIEDLSEEHFDETLKTNLYGYFYMAKAAIPHMPNGSAIINTGSVTGLEGSKDLLDYSMTKGGIHAFTRALSGHLVPKGIRVNAVAPGPVWTPLNPSDKPAEAVEKFGSNTPMKRAAQPEEIAPAYVFLASPHCSSYITGEILPIVGGY, via the coding sequence ATGAAATCTTCAGCAACCGCCAAGAAACAACGCGAGATCCAGTCCGAAGTGGCGGCCGCCGACAAGAAGGGCAAGCCTGAAAGCAAGGGTTCGATGCAGGCCGGCGCCCGGCGCTATCCCGAACCGCCGCTTCCGAAGGTTCACCAGGCAAAGCCCGGCAGCGAAGCCGAGCTGCCGCTTCAGCCAATGTATGATGCGCCCTTCTACAAGGGGTCCGACAAGCTGAAGGACAAGGTCGCCCTGATCACCGGCGGCGATTCCGGAATCGGCCGCTCGGTCGCCGTGCTCTTCGGGCGCGAAGGAGCGGATGTGGCGATCGTGCATCTCGACGAGACCGAGGACGCAAGCGACACCCGGAGAGCCGTCGAGAAGGAAGGCCGGCGGTGCCTTACCATCCGCGGCGACGTGAAGGACCCCGCCTTCTGCCGCCGGGCGGTGGAAGAAACGGTGAAGACGTTCGGCCATCTCGATGTTCTCGTGAACAATGCGGCCTTCCAGGTTCATACCTATGACATCGAGGACCTGAGCGAGGAGCATTTCGACGAGACGCTGAAGACCAATCTCTACGGCTATTTCTACATGGCGAAGGCCGCGATCCCGCACATGCCGAACGGATCGGCGATCATCAATACCGGTTCGGTGACGGGGCTCGAGGGATCGAAGGACCTTTTGGACTATTCGATGACCAAGGGCGGCATTCACGCCTTCACGCGCGCGCTGTCCGGCCACCTCGTGCCGAAAGGCATCCGCGTCAACGCGGTCGCACCCGGCCCGGTCTGGACGCCGCTCAATCCCTCCGACAAGCCGGCCGAAGCGGTCGAGAAATTCGGATCGAACACGCCGATGAAACGGGCGGCCCAGCCGGAGGAGATCGCGCCCGCCTACGTCTTCCTCGCTTCACCGCATTGCTCCAGCTACATCACCGGCGAAATCCTGCCGATCGTGGGCGGCTATTGA
- a CDS encoding SLC13 family permease, which translates to MANFLAGYEAYVALAIILLLLIGFVVERYPPEVTAVGGAALFLLFGFVPATDAMSAFSNSAPITIGALFVLSGALVRTGVLESLTGMVIARAAHQPTFAVAIFLLATVTASAFMNNTPVVLILMPIVMRLARSLDIAATRLLIPLSYAAILGGTCTLIGTSTNILVDGVARSSGLAPFSIFEITPIGMVAATAGTITMLLLGRYLLPDRRVNEAAPSAEGEFLSEITIRGDDKYVGRKIRAIPDFNRPGLRIQALRSAGEVIRTDLGERILKKGDSLIVFGTTSELLTLNEKPELRVGLRRGVERAQDAVPVEAVVAPHRASAGERLVDLALGRRYGIRVLGAHRHQHIPGPDLENVRLRPADKLLLEGPAANLDALMDDADLVSVTRASGRPYRRGKAPIAVLALAAVVAIAALGLMDIGILAMLAVAAMLLLRCIDADEAWSSIDGSILILIIAMLIVGQGLANTGAVALIVDSLTPWIAGLPPFVTLVALYALTSILTEVVTNNAVAVLITPLAIGLANQLGVDPRPFVVAVMLGASASFATPIGYQTNTLVYGAGNYRFSDFLKVGIPMNIIVGAATCVAIYLLFPL; encoded by the coding sequence ATGGCAAATTTCCTCGCCGGCTATGAAGCCTATGTCGCCCTGGCGATCATATTGCTTCTGCTCATCGGTTTCGTTGTGGAACGTTATCCTCCCGAAGTTACGGCGGTCGGCGGCGCGGCATTGTTCCTGCTGTTCGGCTTCGTTCCGGCAACCGACGCAATGAGCGCGTTCTCGAATTCCGCGCCAATCACGATTGGAGCGCTCTTCGTCCTTTCCGGTGCGCTGGTGAGGACCGGTGTGCTCGAGAGCCTGACAGGCATGGTGATCGCACGTGCGGCCCATCAGCCCACATTCGCGGTGGCGATCTTTCTCCTCGCGACCGTCACAGCCTCCGCCTTCATGAACAACACGCCGGTTGTTCTCATCCTTATGCCGATCGTGATGCGACTCGCGCGATCGCTCGACATCGCCGCCACCCGGCTGCTCATTCCCCTCTCCTACGCCGCGATACTCGGCGGCACATGCACGCTGATCGGCACCTCGACCAACATCCTGGTAGACGGCGTGGCGAGGTCTTCAGGACTCGCGCCCTTCTCCATCTTCGAGATAACGCCGATCGGTATGGTGGCGGCCACGGCGGGCACGATAACGATGTTGCTGCTCGGGCGTTATCTCCTGCCGGACCGTCGCGTGAACGAAGCCGCGCCAAGCGCCGAGGGAGAATTCCTGTCCGAGATCACCATCCGCGGCGACGACAAATATGTCGGCAGGAAGATCCGCGCGATTCCCGACTTCAATCGGCCTGGCCTCAGGATCCAGGCGCTGCGCAGCGCCGGCGAGGTGATCCGCACCGATCTCGGCGAGCGGATACTCAAGAAGGGCGATTCGCTGATCGTCTTCGGGACGACCTCGGAGCTTTTGACATTGAACGAGAAGCCGGAGTTGCGTGTCGGGCTGCGCCGCGGCGTGGAACGTGCCCAGGATGCCGTGCCGGTGGAAGCCGTGGTCGCACCGCATCGCGCGAGCGCCGGTGAGCGACTCGTGGATCTGGCGCTCGGCCGCCGCTATGGCATTCGTGTGCTCGGGGCCCACCGCCATCAGCATATACCCGGTCCGGACCTTGAGAATGTCAGGCTGCGCCCGGCAGACAAGCTTTTGCTTGAAGGACCGGCGGCCAATCTCGACGCGCTCATGGACGATGCCGACCTCGTCTCGGTAACTCGGGCGAGCGGCAGGCCTTACCGGCGCGGCAAGGCCCCCATCGCCGTCCTCGCGCTTGCGGCGGTTGTGGCCATCGCGGCGCTCGGCCTGATGGACATCGGCATATTGGCCATGCTGGCGGTCGCGGCCATGCTTCTGTTGCGCTGTATCGATGCCGACGAGGCCTGGAGCTCGATCGACGGTTCGATCCTGATCCTGATCATCGCGATGCTGATTGTCGGCCAGGGTCTTGCGAACACCGGCGCTGTTGCGCTCATTGTCGACAGCCTCACTCCCTGGATAGCCGGACTGCCGCCGTTCGTGACGCTCGTCGCACTTTATGCGCTCACCTCAATTTTGACCGAAGTGGTGACCAACAACGCCGTCGCCGTGTTGATCACCCCCTTGGCCATTGGCCTGGCAAATCAGCTCGGCGTGGACCCCCGGCCGTTCGTGGTGGCTGTGATGCTGGGAGCCAGCGCCAGCTTCGCCACGCCGATCGGTTACCAGACCAATACGCTGGTCTACGGCGCAGGCAATTACCGCTTCTCCGATTTCCTCAAGGTCGGCATTCCGATGAACATCATCGTCGGCGCGGCCACGTGCGTGGCGATCTATCTGCTCTTTCCCCTTTGA
- a CDS encoding NRAMP family divalent metal transporter, translating into MKGLRAGLVTGAADDDPSGIATYSQVGAQFGFTLGWTMILTYPLMVTVQGLSAGIGAVTGRGVAENLRRHYPLWLARTAVSMLFAANFINIGANLAAMGAALYLLIDGPQVLYAALFAIICVCLEVFVPYRRYALFLKWLTLSLFAYVAVVLAVEVPWPEALRGIFLPQFSLDARHAMALLAILGTTISPYLFFWQAAQEIEELSRRQQSRLKAEPAAAAPELARIRLDTLVGMGFSNLVALFIILATAATLHQNGVTHIETSAEAAEALRPIAGEFAFVVFSAGIIGTGMLAVPVLAGSAAYAVAELFQWPQGLNKPLKRAKAFYGTIAAATLGSVAVFLAGLDPFLMLYWSAVINGMLAAPLIAAITMMAVNPRIMGKLTAPWWMAAGGGLTAIVMAASTIAMLAL; encoded by the coding sequence TTGAAAGGTCTGCGCGCAGGTCTCGTGACCGGGGCCGCCGATGACGACCCGAGCGGCATCGCCACCTACAGCCAAGTCGGCGCGCAATTCGGCTTCACCCTCGGCTGGACGATGATCCTCACCTACCCCCTCATGGTGACGGTCCAGGGATTGAGCGCCGGCATCGGTGCCGTTACCGGCCGTGGCGTTGCCGAGAACCTGCGCCGGCACTATCCCCTGTGGCTGGCAAGGACAGCCGTGTCGATGCTGTTTGCAGCAAACTTCATCAATATTGGCGCCAACCTTGCAGCCATGGGCGCAGCCCTTTACCTCCTGATCGACGGCCCACAGGTCCTCTACGCGGCGCTCTTTGCGATCATCTGCGTTTGCCTCGAAGTGTTTGTTCCCTACCGGCGGTATGCGCTTTTTCTCAAGTGGCTGACCCTCTCGCTTTTTGCCTATGTTGCCGTCGTCCTTGCCGTTGAGGTCCCCTGGCCGGAGGCACTGCGTGGCATTTTCCTCCCGCAGTTTTCCCTCGATGCTCGGCACGCAATGGCGCTGCTTGCGATTCTGGGCACCACGATCAGCCCCTACCTGTTTTTCTGGCAGGCGGCGCAGGAAATCGAGGAGCTCAGCCGTCGGCAGCAGTCAAGGCTGAAGGCAGAGCCCGCAGCAGCCGCACCGGAACTGGCGCGTATCCGCCTCGACACGCTTGTCGGCATGGGCTTTTCCAATCTCGTGGCGCTGTTCATCATCCTGGCGACGGCCGCCACGCTTCACCAGAACGGCGTGACCCACATCGAAACGTCGGCCGAGGCGGCGGAGGCTCTCCGGCCGATCGCCGGCGAGTTTGCCTTCGTCGTATTCTCCGCCGGAATCATCGGCACCGGAATGCTGGCAGTCCCCGTCCTGGCCGGATCCGCTGCCTATGCCGTTGCCGAACTCTTCCAGTGGCCGCAGGGCTTGAACAAGCCGCTCAAAAGGGCCAAGGCATTTTACGGGACCATAGCCGCAGCGACGCTCGGCAGCGTCGCCGTATTCCTTGCAGGCCTCGATCCGTTCCTGATGCTCTATTGGAGTGCAGTCATCAACGGTATGCTTGCTGCCCCGTTGATCGCGGCCATTACCATGATGGCCGTCAATCCGCGCATCATGGGGAAACTGACCGCGCCCTGGTGGATGGCGGCCGGCGGCGGCCTCACCGCGATAGTGATGGCCGCGAGCACCATCGCTATGCTCGCACTCTGA